A genomic stretch from Bos javanicus breed banteng chromosome 3, ARS-OSU_banteng_1.0, whole genome shotgun sequence includes:
- the NUDT17 gene encoding nucleoside diphosphate-linked moiety X motif 17 isoform X1 produces the protein MAAARVLLLLSGRPESVSFAQSVCGLLGAGSGLGPWPTHCGLKRGQLVLSDKPFPGASARLPLQRPPFCPFAALDQQPRAPGVELPPKGRGVDLGVAVILQSSDQTVLLTRRTSTLNISPNLWVPPGGHVEPDEELLDGGLRELWEESGLQLPQGQFSWVPLGLWESAYPPKLSWGLPKYHHIVLYLLVISQESQQQLQARIQPNAGEVSAFMWLGPDIAAAVAATEDGTETPKHLPQDLPSSVPAVELKENGGAQPLALPTSTLLRTTPGTADSRERVSTGTKFALTLWLQHLGRKSRDGS, from the exons ATGGCGGCGGCACGGGTGCTGCTACTCCTCTCCGGGCGCCCGGAGTCGGTGAGCTTCGCGCAGAGTGTGTGCGGCCTCCTGGGCGCCGGGTCGGGGCTCGGGCCGTGGCCCACGCACTGCGGCCTGAAGCGGGGACAACTGGTCCTCTCGGACAAGCCTTTCCCAGGCGCGTCGGCCAGGCTTCCGCTCCAG CGACCGCCTTTCTGCCCTTTTGCGGCCCTGGACCAACAGCCCAGGGCTCCGGGGGTTGAGCTGCCCCCGAAAGGTCGAGGTGTGGATCTGGGTGTGGCGGTCATTCTGCAGTCCAGCGACCAGACTGTCTTGTTGACGCGAAGGACAAGCACCCTCAACATTTCGCCCAACCTCTGGGTACCCCCAG GTGGGCATGTGGAACCTGATGAAGAG CTGCTGGATGGGGGGCTTCGAGAGCTTTGGGAGGAGAGTGGACTCCAGCTGCCCCAGGGCCAGTtctcctgggtccctctgggGTTATGGGAG tctGCCTACCCCCCTAAGCTGAGCTGGGGTCtccccaaataccatcacatcGTTCTCTACCTACTTGTCATCTCCCAGGAGTCACAGCAGCAGCTCCAG GCCCGGATTCAACCAAATGCAGGAGAGGTGAGTGCCTTCATGTGGCTGGGACCAGACATAGCAGCTGCAGTGGCTGCCACAGAGGATGGGACAGAGACCCCCAAACATCTTCCCCAGGACCTACCATCTTCTGTACC TGCAGTGGAACTAAAAGAGAATGGAGGAGCCCAGCCTCTGGCCTTGCCCACATCCACCCTGCTGCGGACAACCCCGGGCACGGCAGACAGCAGAGAGAGGGTCAGCACTGGCACCAAGTTTGCCCTCACGCTTTGGCTGCAACATCTGGGCAG
- the NUDT17 gene encoding nucleoside diphosphate-linked moiety X motif 17 isoform X2: MAAARVLLLLSGRPESVSFAQSVCGLLGAGSGLGPWPTHCGLKRGQLVLSDKPFPGASARLPLQRPPFCPFAALDQQPRAPGVELPPKGRGVDLGVAVILQSSDQTVLLTRRTSTLNISPNLWVPPGGHVEPDEELLDGGLRELWEESGLQLPQGQFSWVPLGLWEARIQPNAGEVSAFMWLGPDIAAAVAATEDGTETPKHLPQDLPSSVPAVELKENGGAQPLALPTSTLLRTTPGTADSRERVSTGTKFALTLWLQHLGRKSRDGS, translated from the exons ATGGCGGCGGCACGGGTGCTGCTACTCCTCTCCGGGCGCCCGGAGTCGGTGAGCTTCGCGCAGAGTGTGTGCGGCCTCCTGGGCGCCGGGTCGGGGCTCGGGCCGTGGCCCACGCACTGCGGCCTGAAGCGGGGACAACTGGTCCTCTCGGACAAGCCTTTCCCAGGCGCGTCGGCCAGGCTTCCGCTCCAG CGACCGCCTTTCTGCCCTTTTGCGGCCCTGGACCAACAGCCCAGGGCTCCGGGGGTTGAGCTGCCCCCGAAAGGTCGAGGTGTGGATCTGGGTGTGGCGGTCATTCTGCAGTCCAGCGACCAGACTGTCTTGTTGACGCGAAGGACAAGCACCCTCAACATTTCGCCCAACCTCTGGGTACCCCCAG GTGGGCATGTGGAACCTGATGAAGAG CTGCTGGATGGGGGGCTTCGAGAGCTTTGGGAGGAGAGTGGACTCCAGCTGCCCCAGGGCCAGTtctcctgggtccctctgggGTTATGGGAG GCCCGGATTCAACCAAATGCAGGAGAGGTGAGTGCCTTCATGTGGCTGGGACCAGACATAGCAGCTGCAGTGGCTGCCACAGAGGATGGGACAGAGACCCCCAAACATCTTCCCCAGGACCTACCATCTTCTGTACC TGCAGTGGAACTAAAAGAGAATGGAGGAGCCCAGCCTCTGGCCTTGCCCACATCCACCCTGCTGCGGACAACCCCGGGCACGGCAGACAGCAGAGAGAGGGTCAGCACTGGCACCAAGTTTGCCCTCACGCTTTGGCTGCAACATCTGGGCAG